In the genome of Choristoneura fumiferana chromosome 21, NRCan_CFum_1, whole genome shotgun sequence, the window ACTACAActtgttttcattttgttttagtaTCCTATGCTATATGCTAGAAGGGGAACAAAACTAGTAATAAAAATTGGCAAAATCATGAAGAATTAGTTACATTCATTCATGGCGCCCGGGATGTTCCACAGGTTAAGTGGTTCAAACTGGGGAATCCAATCTTGTAAATGTACCGTGGAGTCAGCTGGACTGACATAAAGAAATCATTAAAGTGAAGAAAAGATATGTGTTTATCAAAACAAGCAAGGAAATTCCCCACGAAGCACATGCTGAGGCAGGGATTTTGAAAATACATAGCATAAAGTGCTGGCTAAGTTGTGTGTATCAgatttttttgaagtaaaaaagATTGTAGTAGAATCCAGTTATAACAACGGGCAAAGGACCAGTGATATTCCATCGTGCTATACCAGAAGCCAtactaaacaaataaatgtactttcatggtggctcatattaaaaccaaacataTACTTATGTCGCTAAAAACGGTTTTAAATGCAAAGTCATACTAAATGGACTACACTGATATAGATTCTAGTGACTAGAAAGAAAGGGAGCTCAAGACATCTTTACATGAGAAGGCAAAAACATCTTACCAACACCTCCGCAAACACACTGTACTACATGAAAGTAATCTTCCTTTGCTGTGTAATCTTGGGTAACCTGTCTACGGTATCCGTCATATTCTTCAATTTCAGTCTCCGCCCATTCCACTGTTGCTTCTCCATGAAACTCGACATTTATTACTGAGGAatgaaaaattgtttgttatggaactaaaaaaaattgttgaaatGTTTCATGGGAGTTTAAGTATCTTTATTGTTGTTATGGTTTATTTACCTACACTACGCAAAGGCTTCTACTAGGTGAAAAATTGATGTGaagttaaatgatttaaaaagtTATGGGCATGGCTCAGAAGCATTTTACTAAATACAGCATTTGGAACTTCTGTAAcatatcagtaaatattcaaattttttGCGTTATTACAATGATTAGAGCAGCAGCAAATATATTGAGTCCAAATACAAAAATTAgcttttggaaaaaaaatacccacTTTCTAATGAGAAAGTACATACCTCGGAACACCAATGGTTGACTCAATCCAAATTCAATTCTTCCAGACAGCACTTGACCGGCGTAATAAACATTCCGCACTTCGTCTAAAATTATACTCCCATTTGCAAACCCAGACATAGCGGATTTGAATTTCTGAAATCGAAATTAATGACGAATGAGGAAAAACCATGCCGAACGTCTTATTCTGATTTGAGAACGCTGACACCGAGAATATTCTCGTTTTATCTTGTATCCTTATCCCAGAGATGTCAGCTACTTTGCACTTCGGCAGGCCTAAAGTTTAAATTCAAGGCTGTACTTTAAAAGTAATTGCTTTTGTCCAAGTACatatattaaattgaattttacaaTTAGAAACTGTTTAAAATCTTGAGCTCTCTTACCCAAACAGtattgaaacaaaatatttacctgttcaactttattttactaaaatacaaaaaaaatactccacCCTGCAACTCGGTTCTGTCAGATCAGAATTGGAtcagaactaaaaaaaaaacttataactgTCACCGTCACTGTTAGCATGCAGCATACCGTCGGAAATCTACCAAAGATgatacaaaaaacaataatctactattttcatgttttttttttaacacttagcctatattatgtcccactgctgggcaaaggcctcccctttcctccgccactcttccctgtcctgggcatgcacctatCAATcaagctgaaaagcgctcaggtcatCCCGCCAGCTcgtcttgggtctgcctctgctcctatgcccatcaCTCGGATCCCATTCAGTTACGATTCGTGCCCATCGGTCCgagtgcatgcggcagacatgtccggcccagtcccacttcagctggGCGGTCTTGACACCCAACTGCTTGGTTTTGATACGAGTTTTGGAGCGCAGTATcgtgtttctgattcgatcagttcttcgaacacccagaatactgcgctccattgctcgtTGGTAAACCTTGAGCCTGGACTTTTGAGCTTCCAGTCAATAACCAAGCCTGTACGCCGTAGGTTAAAATGGGAAGAATACACATGCCGACGAGTTTGCGCTTAAGTGCTTATTTTCATGTATCTTATTTCTATTAATAATAAGTGGAAGTGATAGATGGCCGCTTTTTTGTAATAAagttcaaaattaataatacgATTAAACTAATTTTGCTATAAGCTGCCCATGTTTACGTATTCCATGGATACCATTATAACGTAAATCCCCGTTTCCCCGTATTGCcaacagtaaaataaataaaaagaataattttattctatttgGCCAAAAATACGCATTCCagaagcagggctactacgaaactcgaagttcttgtcgtgcggtccctcttgttctcgtattaaatagtataagtgtaagagggaccgcacgacacgaacttcgagttatgAATTTCATAATAGCCCCGCAGATGTTTTACTTTTACCGTGCTTCTACCTACCAATAGAAAAATAGATTTTGAGGCGATATGGTCCTGGACCTTAGCTTCACgtaaaacgtagtggttattatattatattctcTTTGCTTAGCAACGAACGAAgaagaaaaaatagaaaaaaacaagatgacatttatttagtttagataTTGCTCGCACTCGCACCGTTTTAGCtcgaaatgaaatttataattgatatttaaaattttctgcCACGTGAATACTTGCATtgataattgaaaataaaaaataaataataatatttgtgtcAGTCTAgcgaaaacaaaatatttatttataaaagttgtAGCGTAAATATGTTCCAATTTAACTAAACGTTTTAGCTGtcaattcaatcaatcaatctgtTTCTTCATTCTTGTCATTCTTCCTTCCTTCTCTTTCATGGTGTAATTAAATAACACATGATTTTAAGTGGTCTGGTTTTAATAGTTCCTACGGTATTCCGTCCGGCCTTAGAATGGGGAAACTCGACGTTGCTATCTTGCGATACCTCACTGGGGAGGATTTTCGTGTGTTAACTGCGGTACGTATTGATAAATTCGTCATAATTATAAACATTGTTATAACCTCGTTAGTTACTATTGCGTGTCCTTTTCAGGTGGAAATGGGCATGAAGAATCACGAGCTGGTCCCTGGGTCTCTCGTGGCTTCTATTGCCAATCTCCGTCATGGCGGTGTTCATAAATTGATGAAAGAACTGTGCAAACATAGGCTTTTGACCTACGAGCGAGGAAAACATTGTAAGTTACTTTATTTACTAAGTttgcttaatattttttctccATCTAATAATGTCTCAAAACGTGCtctaatcaataaaaaaaaatgttgcagtTTTGTTGATCGGCCAGTCAATTTCTCGCAccaaaaaatgttttgaaaataaataagcaaGCACACTCATACAAATTTGTGTTTGAAACTAGAACACTTCTCTGATATTTTCCTACTGGATATCTACCTACCACCAATTAATAATGGTTTACagatacaataataaataataacaaacctttatttgttttgtaccCTATAACAATTTACATTGTTACTATAATTTATGTCTGATTGACGGTTTCTTTAATTCTGGGATATAAATCCATTGTTAGGTGGAGGCCTTCTCCAACTTTTTTCACTCTTCATGGGCCATATTATAAGTTCAAAATTTGAACTAATCTAtagtgacaataaaaaaaaaaagttgtaaacaTAATTTCTTCATAATAGATGATGGTTACCGCCTCACCAATGCGGGCTATGACTACCTGGCCCTCAAGGCACTCACAAACCGGAAGGTGATAGCTTCCTTCGGCAACCAGATTGGAGTGGGCAAGGAGTCTAATATCTACATAGTGGCTGATGAGGACCACAATCCACTGTGCTTGAAGCTGCATCGGTTAGTAAACAAAGTTGCaatgataaaaattaaagaaagaaagaaaatacattttttttaatgactttcTCTCTTGCCgtttgaaaatacatttattcacacacaacatcacaacacaagacaacaatattattacaaatagcAGTTTTTTTAACAATCACTTAAAATAGAATAATTATAAGTACTAGCTTTAGCCTGCAACTttgtccgcgtggaatttggttaacGCGCGCTGGTCCCTCGGGAACTGGGCATTTttcccataaactatctctatgccacaAACCACGTCAATCTGTTGTTctgtttcgacgtaaaagatgGATAAGcatacaaatacacactttcgcatttatattagtatggattgtagCCATGGTAGCCTAATGTTATCacttatagcctctcaagcagaaaaACGTCAGTTTGAATCCAGGCTTCCCGCCTCGTAAGTTTTCcgaaattagaaagaaagagagaaagaaagaaaatatatttattctaattcatgtgcaaaattacttttgaaatttaccccAAGCCTataaaggaaaacattgtgagggaACTGCTCAACCCTGCATAGGAATCCAATGGTTTGTGGGAAGTATCCAATCAACACTACATCCGCATGGGAACTAGAGCCCAATTCTGACCAGCAGTGTGACTTATTAATAGCCTGGCATGATGGATGATGCTTTTTTACTAACGTAACACATCCGTATACATCTTCCACCAGACTCGGCCGTACCTGCTTCCGCAACGTGAAAGACAAGCGCGACTACCACGCGCACCGCAACCGCGCCTCCTGGCTCTACCTGTCCCGCATCTCCGCCACCAAGGAGTTCGCCTACATGACCGCGCTGCGGGACCGTGGCTTCCCGGTGCCGCGGCCCGTCGATTTCAACAGACATTGCGTGGTTATGGAGCTGGTGCAAGGTGGACCACTGTGagtaacttaaaaattaaataaatatgtaggtatgagTGCAAGTGCACTAGAATATGAGCTGACCCAGTGCTAACGTTCCTAGAACCAGGGACGCGGCGACGGGAAAGCGCCGGCATGCTTTAGTTCCTAAGTATACACCGTTGTAACTAGACCAACAGTGAACAATAAATCGAGGTTATCAAGGACAACATTTATTTTCGTAGAATCCCAGTACACACACACTGGGGCACGCACACGTGGGCACATTAAAACGCGACATTGGTGACCCCGACGTGATAGTTGTCAAATAATAATTGATAGTTAAGTATGTTGTAAACGGGTACTAGAGGAAAGTCGTTAAATGTGACCCATGAGTGGTTATATCAAGTTTATTGGTCTAAGAGTCAAAATACAATAGAACCGAGAGTTTACATATGCTTTATGCTACgttatttataataactaaCTGCTTACTAAGTAAATACGCATGCATATGTTGCATGTCAGAATGCTAAGTTACGGTAAAACACTTGAGTGAGACAGTCTATAATAGAACACTAACCTAATAGAGCAAGAGGCCGCAACAGCCAGGccattattgtatttataaaggctgaaagttttttttttatatatggtaCTAAATCCAGTAGGAATGATTCCCaatgaaattgaaatatagAGGGCTTAGTTAAATAAAACGTATTAAACGTGATAAAATTGTACCTCAAATtcgttataataaataaaactaattgtttatatattttgttgggTATGATATTAGAAATCATTTCATTCGTTGCCAGACACTTTGTAGGTTTACAACCAGCCAGACACCCTTAAACTATGTTTGAATGGACgcctgataaaaaatattagcaaaGCTCTGTCTGGCGAACTTTCTATTCTTTCATAATAGCGAAGCGGGATAAAGCTAGCCCTACTTCCAGTGGCGTAGCTCTGTAACCAAAGGCCCGGGGGCAAAACATAAACTAGgaccccaactaaactatttaaaatcgtttgttccgaaTGCGATGTACTCCAGATTTgttatttatagtttgtaagtcagagtccgaggggccctCTGAGCTTGGGAGCCCTGGGGCACTGCCCCATCTAGCCCTCcaatagctacgccactgcctacttcctacttatattataaatgcgaaagtttgtatgtgtgtatgtgtatgtttgttacttcttcacgctaatgCTAACAgttggatggatttggatgaaatttggtatgtagatagctggacatctggaataacacataggctactttttatcccgatatttatAAATCTCGAATTAAAAAACCACTGGACTTAAGTCATGAAATCTGGCATGGTTATTTTTAATGCCATGTCAATGAAAACCGCaatgtattttttgggaattcccacaggaattttgtaaaatccgggaatttcatttcaactggctgtatctaatgatttacgcgtgcgaagcctaCTAGTTTtacaaaaacacttttgaaagaaaatacatttatttaacgccataaaaacaaacatagaacaaatacaagacatacatgacgctaaacaggtccccactcagcataatgccacggcaagccgctggcgctgattttcagtgagggccttatctaaaaactaacttaaaataaaaacttattattaaacactaaaatacttattttttgtgttccaGCACGCATGTATCCTCTGTCCCGGACCCGGAAGCGTTATACGACGAGCTGATGTCCCTGATCGTGCGCCTGGGCAACTGCGGCGTCATCCACGGGGACTTCAACGAGTTCAACATAATGATCGACGAGGACGGACACCCGGTCATCATCGACTTCCCGCAGATGGTGTCCACTTCGCATCCTAACGCTGAATCGTGAGTGCCATTTACCGCTGGCGTATCTatggttatttttcagggggagCCTGGCCCCTGaaattagtgatgtaacgaatgtaattttttgaacattcgcgaacgcgaatgcgaatgcgcatattcgttacatcactaccTGACATACCACCCACTCGCCACCCCCCCCCATCCTCCCACCCTACACGCCTAGGCCATTTACTGTCACAAGTTACTGAGATGTTGAAAAATAATGGAACGCTTTGGTAATTTGTAATATACAGCAGCATGAAATTTGGGCCACtctacttacatacaaaatcaCCTATTAcagcatacatttgagggccagatttccTTACCAATTTGAGAACAGATAGAATATTAATTTAATGCCACACCATTGCTAAAATTACGACGACGTTTGGATctttttttgaaatgaaatgaaatgaaatgaaatattttatttgttaatagtgGGTTTCAATCAAGGTCTTAGAGTTTTACAGTCATAAGATCGCCACATTATGCCAACAGACTGGCGTACAAATTTATAATTGAGTGCATTAATATTCATTGTGattgttttaatgttattaattttaatcacaGAAGCCAATAAACATAAATTACTTATCAAAGAACTCACGAACACTATAGAAACACCTTTCACTTAACCATTGCACTACTACACTTTTAAATGCCTTTATTTTCTTATCTTTAAAGACATCCGGCAGCTTATTATATATCTTAATGCACATAACATAGGTATTTTTGGATGTCAATGCCAGTTTTACGGCAGGTTTATATAATCTATATTTATATTGCGGTCTAACCTTACGCGAGTACATTTCTTGAAATTCTGTGAACAGGTTTTATATTTATGGACAAATATACAGACTTCTAATATATATATGCACGGAACTGTCAAAATATTGTAGTTAGCGAAGTATGGTCGACACGATCCGTTCCGGCCAATTCTAAAAATAGCTCTGATGCAGCGTTTTTGAGCAATAAAAAGTTGAtccatttttgtattattaccCCAAATTACTATGCCGTATCGCATCGCAGAACCAACGTAACCATGGTATGCCAATAAAGCAGCTTGCAAGGAGACAGTTTGCCTAATTCGTCTTAAGGCAAATACGAAACTATTCACTTTGGAGCAGACCATATCCACATGCTCTTTCCATTTACAGTGACGGTCAATAACGATTCCCAGAAATTTTGTAAGATGTACTTCTTGAATCGGATCGTCATTGTATCGGACATCTAAGGTTTGTGATTTATGGCGATCTGTATGAAATTgaatataattagttttcttAATGTTTACCTTGAGATTATTATTTTCTAACCAATTAATTGTTAAAGCCAATGTCCAATTTATATCATTATTGTAAGTCAGTAAatcattacattttattataattgaaatgtcatctgcaaataaaatacatttatgaGGTAAGTGGGATGGTAAATCATtaatatacattaaaaatagCAACGGTCCTAAAATACTGCCTTGGGGCACACCATATTCGTTGTTCACAAACGAAGAACAATAAGACCTTACAGCTTGGGACTTGCCGCAGTACTTTACAATCTGTACACACTGTTGTCTATTACCAAGGTAAGCTTTAATCCAATTTAATATTGGCCCTCGCACTCCATACCTAGATAATTTGGCAATCAAGCGTTTATGATTCACACAGTCAAATGCCCTCGACATATCCAAAAAAAGGACAGTAACCGGTATTTTAATGTCCACAGAATCCATTACATTTTTAATCAGCTTGAATGTTGCCAGAGAAGTGCACCTAGATTTACGGAAGCCATGTTGTTCTTCATTAATTATATTAGTATCTTCAAAAAATTTAAGGAGTCTAACGTACATGACTTTCTCGTATATTTTTGCAAAGATTGGTATTAAGGTAATAGGCCTATGACTACTTATGTCGGTTTTATCCCCGTTTTTATATAAGGGCTTAAC includes:
- the RIOK2 gene encoding RIO kinase 2, with protein sequence MGKLDVAILRYLTGEDFRVLTAVEMGMKNHELVPGSLVASIANLRHGGVHKLMKELCKHRLLTYERGKHYDGYRLTNAGYDYLALKALTNRKVIASFGNQIGVGKESNIYIVADEDHNPLCLKLHRLGRTCFRNVKDKRDYHAHRNRASWLYLSRISATKEFAYMTALRDRGFPVPRPVDFNRHCVVMELVQGGPLTHVSSVPDPEALYDELMSLIVRLGNCGVIHGDFNEFNIMIDEDGHPVIIDFPQMVSTSHPNAESYFDRDVRCVREFFKKRFGYESSLYPKFSDLERDDDIDKEVACSGYRRAGDVDDDLLQEHGIGLQVSDDEEDASGDEEVEKVANDTNKKYTEEELAALRQEVDASIQNDEKKAAIEHITHKTVSLDIRDPEEAPDLVQAPEDSVPELPEIPGVPALDKNSQKYRLAMIEKALSDVRSMRTYTSASTIAPEVVKQQVKKNLDVRQKRMERKKAIAKGEASAVTRQRRDNRETVRESHGLWGWAE